Genomic segment of Oceanimonas sp. GK1:
AGGCCTGCCAGCCCTGGCAGGACGAGGAGGGCCGGGTGCTGTCCCGGGCGTTGGCGGAAAACGTCATTCGTCGTATTACCGGTCAGCCGGGCCGAGTGCTGGCCGCCGACAACAAGCGCCAGCGCATTCCACCGCCGCTGCCCTACAATTTGTCGGCATTGCAGATCGACGCCGCCCGCCGCTTCGGGCTCAGTGCCAAACAGGTGCTGGATCTGTGTCAGGGGCTTTATGAACGGCACAAGCTCATTACCTATCCTCGCTCCGACAACCGTTATTTGCCCGCCGAGCACTTCGGCCAGGGGCCGGCGGTGCTGGCGGCCATTGCTGCCGTCTGCCCGGGACTGTCGCAGGCCGTGGCCGCCGCCGACACCGGCATTCGCGGCCGGGCCTGGAACGACGCCAGGGTGGAAGCGCACCACGCCATTATTCCCACTACCCGCCACACCGACGGCGCCCGGCTGTCCGGGACAGAGCGGCAAATCTATGAGCTGATCGCCCGCCAGTATGCCGCCCAGTTTTACCCTCATCAGGAGCTGGACGAGAAAAAAGTGGAGCTGGAGATCGCCGGCGGCCGCTTTGTGGCCAGAGCCCGGCAACAGCAGGTGGCAGGCTGGAAGGCGCTGTTTACCCAGGGCAAGGCCGACGAGGAAGAGGATGACGAACTGCAGGCTCAGTTGCCGGCCCTGAAGACGGGGGATACGGTGCAGTGCCTGCAGGGCGAACTGCAGGAAAAGCAGACCCAGCCGCCCCGGCCCTTTACCGACGCCACCCTGCTCTCGGCCATGACCCATATCGCCCGCTTTGTGACCGACGGTGAGCTGAAAAAAATTCTGCGGGACACCGACGGCCTGGGCACCGAAGCCACCCGGGCGGGGATCATCGAGCTGCTGTTTACTCGTGGCTTTCTTGAGCGCCGTGGCCGGCAAATTCACGCCACCGAAACGGGAAGCCGGCTGGTCGACAGCCTGCCCGCGTCCGCCACCACCCCCGACATGACCGCCCGCTGGGAAGCGGTGCTGGATGCCATCAGCCGCAAACAGGCGGGGTATCGCCAGTTTATGGAAGAATTGCAGGGGCAGCTGCCGATGCTGATCGACAGCGTCAAACCCGACGCCTTTCGTGGCCTGCAGGGGGGCAAGCCGCCCCGCAAACGCAGGGGGCCGGTCCGGCGCCGAGCCCGGGGCTGAGTCCTGCTATGCTTAGGCTTTCTCCCTCAGCGGAACAGCCTGCATGAAATCCAGCCTGACTTTCCTGTTCATTTCCCTGTTGCTGGCCGGGTGTGGCATGAATGCCGGCGAACAACAGCAGGCCGCCTATGCAGCCCGGCTGGCCGGCGACGATGCCGCCGCCTTTCGCCATTACCGGGAGGCCGCTGCCGGGGATCAGCCCGAGGCTCGCTACCGGCTGGCGCAACTGTATCTGGAAGGCCGCGGCACGGCGCAGAATACCGGGGAGGCCATCGACGGGCTGATGCGGCTGAGCAACAGCGAGGATCCGCAGTGGCGGTCCCGGGCCCACAAGCTGCTGGGCGAAATCTATGCCGGTGAACACGATCCTGCCGTGAAGGATCCCGGCCTGGCCGGCCGGCACTTTGCCGCCTGCGCCACCCTTGGGGATGACGACTGTGCCCGCCGCCAGGCCTTGCTGACGCCGCCCCGGCTGCAACTGCTTTCCGCTGTGGGGCCGGCGGTGTCGGCCGCCGACCTTTATGCCGAGCGCGGTCCCGCCGTGTACAAGGTGGTGGTGTATGAACAACTGGGAGCGGGGCTGGAGCCCTTGACCCTGGGCTCGGCGGTGGCCATCGATCCTTACCGGGCGGTGACCAGCTACCATCTGGTGGCGGCGGGCGGCGTGCCGGTGAGCATCAGCCGGGATGGCCAGCAGCCGGTGCGGGAAGCGGACATCATGGTGTGGCGGGTGCTGTATACGGATGCGAGGCGGGATCTGGCGCTACTGACCCTGAAAGACGGACGCCGGCTGGACTTCATTCAGAGAGCGCGCTCCGTGGAGCAGCTACAGGTGGGGGAGCGGGTGTTTGCCATCGGCTCGCCGGCGGGGCTCGACAAGACGCTGACCGAGGGCATTGTTTCCGCCCGGCGCAACCAGAATGGTGTGCAGATTATTCAGACCACGGCGCCCATCAGTTACGGCTCGTCCGGCGGCGGCCTGTTTGATGAAAGCGGCAATCTGGTGGGTATTACCACCAAGGGCGTGTCGGCCTGGGGCAACTTCAACTTCGCCGTGGCCGCCGACGAGGTACAGGCTTTTCTGGCCGAGAGTGCTTCTCCCTGAATTACCCGCAGGTGCTCTTTTGTTACAGGAAGCAGCAGCAGGGATTGCCATAGCCGACCGTCAAATGCCATGGAAGGCATTTGCCGAGCGTCACATGGAGGTGCTCGAAGCGTGTCGGCGAAGGCAACCCTGCTGGTGCTTCTCGTGACGGGCTCACAGAGTCAGTAACCTAGCTGGCCGTCCCAGTCCCTGTGGTTGAATACCTGCCCCTGAGCGCGCACGGTGTCCAGGGCATCCAGGTCCAGGGTGGCCACCACCCAGCCGGGCTGATTTGCTTCACCCATCACCAGAATGCCGTCGTCGGGATAGCCGTAGTCCACCGGGGTGTAGATGGCGGCGCGGCCGGTGTTCACGTCCACCGCTTCCGACCAGGGCGCCTCGCCCACGGTGGGGGACTGGGCCACAAAGCACTGGTTTTCCAGCGCCCGGGCCTGACTGCCGATGCGTACCCGGTGAAAACCGGCCTCGGTGTCGGTGCAGCTGGGCACCAGAATAAGCCGGGCGCCGGCTTCCACCTGGCGGCGCACGAGCAGCGGAAACTCGCTGTCGTAGCACACCGCCACGCCGACCTTGCCAAAGGCGGTGTCGAGCACCTTTATTTCCTCGCCGGCGCTGATGTGCCACTGCTCTCTTTCAAAGCGGGTCATCTGCAGCTTGTCCTGCCAGTCGTGGCTGCCGTCCGGGCGAAACAGGTGGGCCCGGTTGACGAAACGGCCGTCCGCCAGCCGCACCGGTATGGTGCCCGCCAGTATATGCAGGCCATGGCGCTTCGCCCGGCTTGAAAAGGCATGGATAAAGTCCGGCAGCAGGCTTTGCATGGCATCGAGCTGGGCATGCAGGTTGCGGTACACCGACTCGTCGAACAGGGACGCCAGCTCCATGGAAAAATACTCTGGCAGCAGCACAAAGTTGGCGTTTTGCGCGAGGGCGTCGGCCAGCAGCCGGTCGAGCTTGCGCTCAAAGGCCGGCCAGCTGCCGAGAAAGTCGATGTCATACTGGGCGCAGGCCAGTACCAGGGGCCGAGTCATAGTGGTGCCTCCAGGGACTTCAGGTAAAACTGCATGGGCTTGGCAGTTTCTTCGGGCTGATCCCGGTCCTTCCAGCGAAACCGGGTGAGCAGGCCGGGTTCAGGGTGATAGCCGAAACGGGCCCATATCTCGGTGAGTGGCCGGTAATCATCGGGCTTCAGCGGGTGGTGATCCGGACGCACCACGGCGCAGAAGGCGGCGGTGTCAAATCCCAGGGCCTGGGCATGCCGTTCCCGGCCCTCAAAAAAGGCCCGGTACAGGCCCCGCCCCCGGTAGCCGGGCAGCAGTACCGATTCGGCGCAGTAGAAGATGCGCGAGGTGTCGAGGCCGGCGGTGGCAAAGGGGGCGGTGAACTCGGCCACTTCCTCGGCCAGGGGCAGGCCGGTGGAGGCGCCTATCACTCGGTCACCCTCCAGGGCCAGTACACAAAGGCTGTGCGCGCACCGAGTGTAGGTGGCGAGATAGTCCATCTCATAGTCCAGGCTGCCGTCGTAAAGGTAGGGAAAGTCCCGGAACACGCTGATACGCAGTTCGGCCAGCTCGCTCAGCCAGGGAATGATCTGCTCACCGGTGACCGTTTCAATGCGCAGGCTCATGGGCTGACCTGGGCTATCCAGTCACTCAGGTTGTAATAATTGCTGATGCGTGCGATCTGGTTGTTTTCAATCTCGAAAAAGGCGCCGGCGGGCAGGCGGTAGCGCTGGCCGGCGGCCTCGGGCAGGCCCTCGTCGGTGCTCAGGTATTCTCCCAGCACCACGAACTCGGCGGCGGCCCGATCGCCGGCGGCATTGACCATGATCACCATGTCCACCAGCTGCTCTTTATAGTGGCGGTTCATGCGTTCCATAAAAGCGGCAAAGGCGGCCTTGCCGGTTTCGCGCCCGCCCTGGTTGATGTCGTGTACCACATCCTCGGTCAGCAGGCCGAGAAAGGTGTCCATGTCGCCCTCGTTAAAGGCGCGGTAATAGCGTTGAATCAGTTGTTCGCTGCGGGCATGGCTCATGGTATTGGCTCCTGAGGTTATCGGCCTTCGATTTCAGGGGAAAAGCCGGCACGAATCAAGATGGTAACCCTCGCGGTTGCGGTAAATCACTTTTACCAATGGGTAACAGTGCCGGGAAGGCGGGGCCGGTTAACCCCGCCGGCGTCTTGGGGTACACTGGCCCGGCATTTTTTCAGGACACCCATACCATGCCGAGCAACACCCATTCCCTGTTTCCCTTTAATACCTTTGGCCTGACACAGCAGGCCGACGAGGTGGTGATCCTGCAACGGCGGGAACAACTGGCCGAGCTGGCCCGCTACCCCGGGCCCCGGCTGGTGGTCGGGGAGGGCTCCAACCTGCTGTTTACCGCGCCCTTTAAAGGACAGGTGCTGGTGAACCGGCTGAAAGGCATCACAGTGACCGACACCGGGGACGCCTGGCGGGTGAGGGTGCAGGGCGGTGAAAACTGGCATGATCTGGTGTGTTATTGCCTGGAGCAGGGCATGCCGGGGCTGGAGAACCTGGCGCTGATCCCGGGTACCGCCGGGGCGGCGCCCATTCAGAACATCGGCGCTTACGGCGTGGAGCTGTCCCGTTTTTGCGAGCAGGTGGAAAGTTATGACTGGCGCAGCGGTGAGATGCGGCACTGGTCGGCGGCGGAATGCGCCTTTGGCTATCGGGACAGCGTGTTCAAGCATGCCGCCCGGGAGCACCTGATCCTGTCCATTACCCTGCGCCTGCCCAAGGTCTGGCAGCCGGTGCTGGGTTATGGCCCGTTGGGGGAGCTGGGTGAGGATGTCACTCCCCGGCAAGTGTTTGAGCGAGTCTGTGCCACCCGCCGGGCCAAGCTGCCGGATCCTGCCGAGCTCGGCAATGCCGGCAGCTTTTTCAAAAACCCCAAGGTCAGCCAGGCTGAGGGTGAAGCGCTGACGCTGGCCTGGCCCGGCTTGCCGCTGTACCCGGCGGAAGGTGGTCTGGTGAAGCTGGCTGCCGGCTGGCTGATTGACCAGGCCGGACTCAAGGGCACCAGCGTGGGCGGTGCCGCCGTGCACCAGCGTCAGGCCCTGGTGCTGGTCAACCGGGGCGGCGCTACCGCGGAAGACATTCTGAGGTTGGCGGCACTGGTGCGGGAACGGGTTCGGGAGCGCTTTGGCGTGGTGCTGGAGCCGGAGGTCCGGATGATCGGTGCCGAAGGCGAAACCCATCTGGACGAGGCGCTGGCATGTCTGAACTGACCCCGCTGCGCGAAGCGCTGCTGAAACGGCTGGCCGACGGCCAGTTTCATTCCGGTGAACAGTTGGGCGATGCGTTGCAGATAAGCCGGGCGGCGGTCAGCAAGCATGTACAGGCGCTCAAGAGCCTGGGGCTCGATATTTACAGTGTCAGCGGCAAGGGTTACCGGCTGGCGGTGCCGCTGCAGTTGCTGGACGCCGAGCGGCTTTCCCGGGCACTGGCACCGGTGCGGGTGGAGGTGATCCCGGTGATCGGCTCCACCAACCAGCACTGGCTGGAGTCCATCCCCCGCCTGAGCCAGGGGGATGTCTGCCTGGCCGAGTGCCAGACCTCGGGTCGGGGCCGGCGCGGTCGTACCTGGATTTCCCCCTTTGGCGGCCAGCTGATCATGAGCCTGTACTGGCGACTGGAGCAGGGCATGGCCGCGGCCATGGGGCTCAGCCTGGTGGTGGGGGTGGCCGTGGTGGAAGCCCTTGAAAGCGCCGGCTTTGGTGGTATCGAGCTGAAGTGGCCCAATGACCTCTACCTCAACGGCCGCAAACTGGCGGGCATACTGGTGGAAATGTCGGGCACCGCCGGTGGCCCCTGTCATCTGGTAATCGGCATGGGCCTGAATCTGGTGCTGCCTGCCACCGAGCAGGAGCGCATTACCCAGCCCTGGGCCGAGCTGGCGGAGCTGGGCGAGATCACCGACCGCAACGGCCTGGTGATCGCCCTGGTGCAGGGGCTACAGCGGGCGCTGACGCGTTTTGAACAGGAGGGCATCGCCGGCTTTCGCGAGTGCTGGAACCGGCTGGATCATTTCAACGGCAAGCCGGTACGGGTGCTGATGGGCGAGCAGCAAGTGCACGGCACCGCCCGGGGCATCGACGATCAGGGCGCACTGCTGCTGGAGCTGGAAAGCGGCGAGATCAAGCGCTACCTGGGGGGAGAAATCTCATTGCGGGGCAACGACAGGGATTAGGGACTCGGGATCAGGGACTGGCCAATCCCCAGTCCCGATTCCCTGATCCCGTTTTTATTTCTTGAGCCGTATCTGCTCTATCTGGTGATCCTGCCCCTTGGTCAGGATCAGCTCGGCCCGATCCCGGGTCGGCAGTATGTTCTGCTTCAGGTTCTTGTAGTTGATTTCCTGCCAGATGCGGCTGGCGGTGGCCACCGCTTCTTCTTCGCTGAGTCGGGCGTAGTGGTGAAAGTAGGACTCGGGATCGGCAAAGGCCCCCGAGCGCAGCTTGAGAAAGCGCTCCACATACCAGGTTTTCAACAGCCGTTCGTCCGCATCCACGTAAACGGAAAAATCCACGAAATCCGACACGAACACGCGGTGGGGATCGTGGGGGTAGTCCATGCCGCTCTGCAGCACGTTCAGCCCTTCAATGATGACGATGTCCGCCTGCTCTACCACCACTTCCTGCCCGGGCACAATGTCGTAGGTCAGGTGGGAGTACACCGGTGCCTTCACCCCGGGCTTGCCGGATTTGATGTCGGAAACAAACTGCACCAGCCGGCGCATGTCATAGGACTGGGGAAAGCCCTTCTTTTTCATCAAGCCGCGCCGTTCCAGCTCGGCGTTGGGGTAAAGAAAGCCGTCGGTGGTGACCAGGGTCACCCGCGGATGCTGGGGCCAGCGTTCCAGCAGGGTTTGCAGAATGCGGGCGGTGGTGCTTTTACCGACGGCCACCGAGCCGGCGATGCTGATCACATAGGGCACGTGGTGATGGGTATTGCCGAGGAACTGATCCAGTACCCGGCTGCGCCGTTGCTTGGCCTTGACATAGAGGTTGAGCAGGCGGGACAGGGGCAGATAGATGTCCCTGACTTCGGCCAGCGAAACCCGGTCGTTCATGCTGCGCAGACGCATCAGCTCGTCTTCGCTCAGGGGCAGTTGCACGGACTCGCGCAGCTCTGACCAGGTTCGGCGGGAAAAGGTCAGGTAGGGGGATTGAGTGTCTGTCTTCATCAAGGGTGTCCTGTGAGTCGCCGCTCGACCTTACACCAAAGCCGTTGTTCACAACAAGGCAAGGGCACTCCCGCCAATGGTCGTAACGTGAGCTGTCTCCCATACCCGCATTGGCCGGCAAGTGGTGGAGTGGTGTTTTTTTGCGCGCTTGAGTCGCCGGTGAAAAAAACTTGGCTCAAGGGTGTTGCATCGAGCCATGGCCTTGCCATAGAATTCGTCCCGCTCGTGTGCCGGCATAGCTCAGTTGGTAGAGCAACTGACTTGTAATCAGTAGGTCGAGGGTTCGACTCCTTCTGCCGGCACCATTTAAAATTTGGAGGGGTTCCCGAGTGGCCAAAGGGATCAGACTGTAAATCTGACGGCTCAGCCTTCGCTGGTTCGAATCCAGCTCCCTCCACCAGTTTCCAGTGTTCGTCCCCGACGGGCATTGAAAAAGCGGTTTGAGGTCGTTCAAGTAAAGACCACCGCGGGCATCGTATAATGGCTATTACCTCAGCCTTCCAAGCTGATGATGCGGGTTCGATTCCCGCTGCCCGCTCCAGTGCTGATATAGCTCAGATGGTAGAGCGCACCCTTGGTAAGGGTGAGGTCCCCAGTTCGATTCTGGGTATCAGCACCACTTCTTTACTCAGGCACCCTCAAGCCTTTTTTGTTATATACTTCCTACTTGCGATTCGCGTGGTATAGCTCACCACCCAACCAGTTAGAGGGACGAGCATGTCTAAAGAAAAATTTGAACGTACAAAACCGCACGTTAACGTTGGCACCATCGGCCACGTTGACCACGGTAAAACGACTCTGACCGCTGCCATCACCAACGTCCTGGCCAAGCAGTTCGGTGGTTCCGCCCGCGCGTTCGACCAGATCGACAACGCTCCGGAAGAAAAGGCCCGTGGTATCACCATCGCCGCTTCTCACGTTGAGTATGACACCGAAGCCCGTCACTACGCTCACGTTGACTGCCCCGGTCACGCCGACTACGTGAAAAACATGATCACCGGTGCTGCCCAGATGGACGGCGCGATCCTGGTAGTAGCTGCCACCGACGGCCCCATGCCGCAAACCCGTGAGCACATCCTGCTGGCCCGCCAGGTAGGTGTACCTTACATCGTTGTATTCATGAACAAGTGTGACATGGTTGACGATGAAGAGCTGCTCGAGCTGGTAGAAATGGAAGTGCGTGAGCTGCTGTCCGAGTACGACTTCCCGGGCGACGACATTCCGGTTATCCAGGGCTCTGCCCTGAAAGGCCTGGAAGGCGATCCCGAGTGGGAACCGAAGATCCTGGAACTGGCTGCTGCTCTGGATTCCTACATCCCGGATCCCGAGCGTGCCATCGACGGCGCCTTCCTGCTGCCGATCGAAGACGTATTCTCCATCCAGGGCCGTGGTACCGTTGTGACCGGTCGTGTAGAGCGTGGTATCGTTCGCGTTGGTGAAGAAGTGGAAATCGTGGGTATCAAAGACACCACCAAGACCACTTGTACCGGCGTTGAAATGTTCCGCAAGCTGCTGGACGAAGGCCGTGCCGGTGAGAACGTGGGCGTGCTGCTGCGTGGCACCAAGCGTGAAGACGTTGAGCGTGGTCAGGTGCTGGCCAAGCCGGGTTCCATCACCCCGCACACCCGCTTCGAATCCGAAGTGTACGTACTGTCCAAGGACGAAGGTGGCCGCCACACTCCGTTCTTCAAGGGCTACCGTCCGCAGTTCTACTTCCGGACCACTGACGTGACCGGTACCATCGAACTGCCGGAAGGCGTTGAAATGGTCATGCCTGGCGACAACATCAAGATGGACGTGAATCTGATCGCGCCCATCGCGATGGAAGAAGGTCTGCGCTTCGCCATCCGTGAAGGTGGCCGTACCGTTGGTGCCGGCGTCGTCGCCAAAATCATCGAGTAATAGCGCTTACAATCGCGTCACAAAGCCCCTATAATAGGGGCTTTGTTGTATAGGGGCGTAGTTCCAATTGGTAGAACGGCGGTCTCCAAAACCGACGGTTGGGGGTTCGAGTCCCTCCGCCCCTGCCACTTACCTCGCCGTCGGCGGGGTTTTTGCGTCTGTAACGGACTCGGAATATTTAGACAGGTAGCTTATGAGTGCAAATACCGAGAGCCAGGGCGGGGCGAAAGATACCCTGCTGTGGGGTCTGGTTTTCATTATTCTGATCGCAGCCGTGGTCGCCAACTATCTTTACAGTGATCTGGCGGTCTTCATTCGTGCGGCCGGCGTGGTGGTGGCAGTGGGTATTGCCGGTCTGCTGGCATACCAGACCAAAAAGGGACAAAGCAGCTTTGCCTTTGCCCGGGAGTCGCGTCTGGAGATGCGCAAGGTGGTCTGGCCCACCCGCCAGGAGAGCATTCAGACCACGCTTATCGTACTGGCCGTGACCGCCCTGGTTGGCCTGTTTCTGTTTTTGCTGGATGGCCTGCTGGTATGGCTGGTCAACCTGGTTACCGGAGTATAAGGATTCACCATGTCAGAACAAAGAATGCGTTGGTATGTGGTCCAGGCGTTTTCCGGATATGAAGGACGCGTAGCCAAGTCGCTGCGTGAACATATCAAGATGCACGGCATGGAAGATCAGTTCGGCGAGGTGCTGGTGCCCACCGAAGAAGTGGTGGAAATGCGCGCCGGCCAGAAGCGCAAGAGCGAGCGCAAATTTTTCCCCGGCTATGTGCTGGTGCAGATGCAGATGAACGACGGCACCTGGCACCTGGTGCGCAGCATTCCGCGGGTGATGGGCTTTATCGGCGGCACGCCCGAGCGTCCGGCGCCGATTTCCGACAAGGAAGCCGATGCCATCCTGAACCGCCTGCAGGATGCGGTGGACAAGCCGAAGCCGAAAACCCTGTTCGAGCCGGGCGAGGTGGTTCGCGTTTCCGACGGTCCTTTCGCCGACTTCAACGGCGTGGTGGAAGAAGTGGATTACGAGAAGAGCCGGGTCAAAGTATCCGTGCTGATCTTCGGCCGCTCCACCCCGGTGGAACTGGAGTTCGGCCAGATAGAAAAAACCTGAGCATAATTCGAGCGCAATGCTTGAGCGGGGCGGCAAATTACACTACAATTTGCCGCCCTTTTATCATTGGGGAGCCGTTAGAGGAGTATTGCTCCGAGGCGCTAACACCCATTTTTGAGGTAATTATCAATGGCTAAAAAAGTACAAGCGTACATCAAGCTGCAGGTTGCAGCTGGTGCAGCTAACCCGAGCCCGCCCGTAGGTCCTGCTCTGGGTCAGCACGGTGTTAACATCATGGAATTCTGTAAGGCGTTCAACGCCCGTACAGACAGCCTGGAAAAGGGCTCTCCGATCCCGGTTGTTATCACCGTATACAGCGATCGTTCCTTCACCTTTGAAACCAAAACTCCGCCCGCTGCCTTCCTGCTGAAGAAGGCTGCCGGCGTTAAGTCCGGTTCCGGTGTACCGAACAAGACCAAGGTTGGTACCGTTACCCGTGCCCAGCTGGAAGAAATCGCCGCTGTCAAGGCACCGGACATGACCGGTG
This window contains:
- the rplK gene encoding 50S ribosomal protein L11; translated protein: MAKKVQAYIKLQVAAGAANPSPPVGPALGQHGVNIMEFCKAFNARTDSLEKGSPIPVVITVYSDRSFTFETKTPPAAFLLKKAAGVKSGSGVPNKTKVGTVTRAQLEEIAAVKAPDMTGADTDARVRCLEGSARSMGLVVEG
- the birA gene encoding bifunctional biotin--[acetyl-CoA-carboxylase] ligase/biotin operon repressor BirA, translating into MSELTPLREALLKRLADGQFHSGEQLGDALQISRAAVSKHVQALKSLGLDIYSVSGKGYRLAVPLQLLDAERLSRALAPVRVEVIPVIGSTNQHWLESIPRLSQGDVCLAECQTSGRGRRGRTWISPFGGQLIMSLYWRLEQGMAAAMGLSLVVGVAVVEALESAGFGGIELKWPNDLYLNGRKLAGILVEMSGTAGGPCHLVIGMGLNLVLPATEQERITQPWAELAELGEITDRNGLVIALVQGLQRALTRFEQEGIAGFRECWNRLDHFNGKPVRVLMGEQQVHGTARGIDDQGALLLELESGEIKRYLGGEISLRGNDRD
- the coaA gene encoding type I pantothenate kinase: MKTDTQSPYLTFSRRTWSELRESVQLPLSEDELMRLRSMNDRVSLAEVRDIYLPLSRLLNLYVKAKQRRSRVLDQFLGNTHHHVPYVISIAGSVAVGKSTTARILQTLLERWPQHPRVTLVTTDGFLYPNAELERRGLMKKKGFPQSYDMRRLVQFVSDIKSGKPGVKAPVYSHLTYDIVPGQEVVVEQADIVIIEGLNVLQSGMDYPHDPHRVFVSDFVDFSVYVDADERLLKTWYVERFLKLRSGAFADPESYFHHYARLSEEEAVATASRIWQEINYKNLKQNILPTRDRAELILTKGQDHQIEQIRLKK
- the nusG gene encoding transcription termination/antitermination protein NusG, which translates into the protein MSEQRMRWYVVQAFSGYEGRVAKSLREHIKMHGMEDQFGEVLVPTEEVVEMRAGQKRKSERKFFPGYVLVQMQMNDGTWHLVRSIPRVMGFIGGTPERPAPISDKEADAILNRLQDAVDKPKPKTLFEPGEVVRVSDGPFADFNGVVEEVDYEKSRVKVSVLIFGRSTPVELEFGQIEKT
- a CDS encoding DNA topoisomerase III — encoded protein: MILYIAEKPSLARAMAEVLPKPQQKGDGFIRLANGDVVSWCIGHLLEQAEPDAYDPAFKQWRREHLPIIPDDWKLVAKPNTKKQLAVLKKLLKEADSIVHAGDPDREGQLLVDEVISYCNVPAAKREAVQRCLISDLNPAAVKKSLATLKPNKDFVPLSVSALARSRADWLYGINMTRLCTLAGRSTGYNGVLSVGRVQTPVLGLVVRRDRDIADFRPKPFYEVLALLQTDSKAQFRAKWQPSEACQPWQDEEGRVLSRALAENVIRRITGQPGRVLAADNKRQRIPPPLPYNLSALQIDAARRFGLSAKQVLDLCQGLYERHKLITYPRSDNRYLPAEHFGQGPAVLAAIAAVCPGLSQAVAAADTGIRGRAWNDARVEAHHAIIPTTRHTDGARLSGTERQIYELIARQYAAQFYPHQELDEKKVELEIAGGRFVARARQQQVAGWKALFTQGKADEEEDDELQAQLPALKTGDTVQCLQGELQEKQTQPPRPFTDATLLSAMTHIARFVTDGELKKILRDTDGLGTEATRAGIIELLFTRGFLERRGRQIHATETGSRLVDSLPASATTPDMTARWEAVLDAISRKQAGYRQFMEELQGQLPMLIDSVKPDAFRGLQGGKPPRKRRGPVRRRARG
- the secE gene encoding preprotein translocase subunit SecE, which produces MSANTESQGGAKDTLLWGLVFIILIAAVVANYLYSDLAVFIRAAGVVVAVGIAGLLAYQTKKGQSSFAFARESRLEMRKVVWPTRQESIQTTLIVLAVTALVGLFLFLLDGLLVWLVNLVTGV
- a CDS encoding carbon-nitrogen hydrolase family protein translates to MTRPLVLACAQYDIDFLGSWPAFERKLDRLLADALAQNANFVLLPEYFSMELASLFDESVYRNLHAQLDAMQSLLPDFIHAFSSRAKRHGLHILAGTIPVRLADGRFVNRAHLFRPDGSHDWQDKLQMTRFEREQWHISAGEEIKVLDTAFGKVGVAVCYDSEFPLLVRRQVEAGARLILVPSCTDTEAGFHRVRIGSQARALENQCFVAQSPTVGEAPWSEAVDVNTGRAAIYTPVDYGYPDDGILVMGEANQPGWVVATLDLDALDTVRAQGQVFNHRDWDGQLGY
- a CDS encoding ketosteroid isomerase-related protein — protein: MSHARSEQLIQRYYRAFNEGDMDTFLGLLTEDVVHDINQGGRETGKAAFAAFMERMNRHYKEQLVDMVIMVNAAGDRAAAEFVVLGEYLSTDEGLPEAAGQRYRLPAGAFFEIENNQIARISNYYNLSDWIAQVSP
- the tuf gene encoding elongation factor Tu, whose product is MSKEKFERTKPHVNVGTIGHVDHGKTTLTAAITNVLAKQFGGSARAFDQIDNAPEEKARGITIAASHVEYDTEARHYAHVDCPGHADYVKNMITGAAQMDGAILVVAATDGPMPQTREHILLARQVGVPYIVVFMNKCDMVDDEELLELVEMEVRELLSEYDFPGDDIPVIQGSALKGLEGDPEWEPKILELAAALDSYIPDPERAIDGAFLLPIEDVFSIQGRGTVVTGRVERGIVRVGEEVEIVGIKDTTKTTCTGVEMFRKLLDEGRAGENVGVLLRGTKREDVERGQVLAKPGSITPHTRFESEVYVLSKDEGGRHTPFFKGYRPQFYFRTTDVTGTIELPEGVEMVMPGDNIKMDVNLIAPIAMEEGLRFAIREGGRTVGAGVVAKIIE
- a CDS encoding trypsin-like peptidase domain-containing protein, with product MKSSLTFLFISLLLAGCGMNAGEQQQAAYAARLAGDDAAAFRHYREAAAGDQPEARYRLAQLYLEGRGTAQNTGEAIDGLMRLSNSEDPQWRSRAHKLLGEIYAGEHDPAVKDPGLAGRHFAACATLGDDDCARRQALLTPPRLQLLSAVGPAVSAADLYAERGPAVYKVVVYEQLGAGLEPLTLGSAVAIDPYRAVTSYHLVAAGGVPVSISRDGQQPVREADIMVWRVLYTDARRDLALLTLKDGRRLDFIQRARSVEQLQVGERVFAIGSPAGLDKTLTEGIVSARRNQNGVQIIQTTAPISYGSSGGGLFDESGNLVGITTKGVSAWGNFNFAVAADEVQAFLAESASP
- the murB gene encoding UDP-N-acetylmuramate dehydrogenase; the protein is MPSNTHSLFPFNTFGLTQQADEVVILQRREQLAELARYPGPRLVVGEGSNLLFTAPFKGQVLVNRLKGITVTDTGDAWRVRVQGGENWHDLVCYCLEQGMPGLENLALIPGTAGAAPIQNIGAYGVELSRFCEQVESYDWRSGEMRHWSAAECAFGYRDSVFKHAAREHLILSITLRLPKVWQPVLGYGPLGELGEDVTPRQVFERVCATRRAKLPDPAELGNAGSFFKNPKVSQAEGEALTLAWPGLPLYPAEGGLVKLAAGWLIDQAGLKGTSVGGAAVHQRQALVLVNRGGATAEDILRLAALVRERVRERFGVVLEPEVRMIGAEGETHLDEALACLN